In Mercurialis annua linkage group LG5, ddMerAnnu1.2, whole genome shotgun sequence, a single genomic region encodes these proteins:
- the LOC126681611 gene encoding uncharacterized protein LOC126681611, with product MRGRGRGSGTGRGSASGRGRGRGSNPVPGDDNVAEEQQQLEAGAPVQPRQQREPGEPPAVLDDRGRARVHPDPSRTMLIDSGPVSRAMREIFRKCWFDNGTAWRFLTAEQREFYFQEFQKEFWWDSAAYSEEVIRQVFMVHAANRYKDNIHRMRRTQQKHISVTHDIWDAWNAFWNSEKEKKRSETARANRMSEPAGAGSGPVRHTGGSRSALKHMDVMERELGRKPSATELYTRLHSTKADKKPVDKRAQDMTDAITERLAAATQPQTGEGSSSTPAAVDETQVFLDIEGVNKKKRVYGLGSASSRYAGPSSSRVQRGSSSRTSQQADEEVERRVQAGIQEGLRLAREQQAANMAQMIREKIARMIPNLPAEYRPQRPPTPPDDDDTPAL from the exons ATGAGGGGTCGCGGTCGAGGATCAGGCACAGGCCGAGGATCAGCCTCAGGCCGAGGACGCGGACGGGGATCAAACCCTGTTCCTGGCGATGACAACGTTGCTGAGGAGCAGCAGCAGTTAGAGGCTGGAGCACCTGTTCAGCCTCGGCAGCAGCGTGAGCCTGGCGAGCCCCCGGCTGTTCTGGACGACCGGGGTAGGGCGAGGGTTCACCCGGACCCTAGCAG GACGATGTTGATCGACTCTGGGCCTGTTTCACGGGCTATGCGGGAGATTTTTAGGAAGTGCTGGTTCGATAATGGAACAGCATGGCGCTTTCTAACAGCCGAGCAGAGGGAGTTCTACTTCCAGGAGTTTCag AAAGAGTTCTGGTGGGATAGTGCGGCGTATAGCGAGGAGGTCATTAGACAGGTCTTCATGGTCCATGCAGCCAACCGCTACAAAGACAACATCCACAGAATGAGGAGGACGCAACAGAAGCATATTTCTGTGACCCATGACATCTGGGATGCTTGGAACGCGTTCTGGAACtcagagaaagagaaaaaaaggtcAGAAACCGCCCGAGCaaatcggatgagcgagccaGCGGGCGCCGGTTCTGGACCTGTCCGCCATACTGGTGGATCTCGCTCTGCTCTGAAGCATATGGATGTCatg gaaagGGAGCTTGGCCGGAAACCGAGTGCGACGGAGTTGTACACTCGCCTTCACTCCACGAAGGCTGACAAGAAGCCGGTCGACAAACGGGCTCAGGATATGACT gACGCCATCACTGAGAGGCTTGCTGCTGCGACACAGCCTCAGACCGGAGAGGGTAGCTCCTCGACCCCAGCTGCAGTGGACGAGACCCAGGTGTTTCTAGACatcgagggcgtcaacaagaagaAACGCGTGTACGGGTTGGGTTCTGCGAGCAGCAGGTACGCCGGGCCAAGCAGCAGCAGGGTGCAGCGAGGCAGCTCTTCTAGGACGTCGCAGCAGGCAGacgaggaggtcgagcgccgtGTGCAGGCCGGCATTCAGGAGGGTCTGCGACTGGCTCGGGAACAGCAGGCTGCGAATATGGCCCAGATGATACGCGAGAAGATTGCCAGGATGATTCCTAACCTTCCGGCAGAGTATCGGCCACAGCGCCCACCTACCCCAccagacgatgacgacactccAGCTTTGTAG
- the LOC126681612 gene encoding uncharacterized protein LOC126681612 yields MLSYDGRVQLIQYVLLSMHVFWASTLILPKSVTKEIQNICSRFLWSGNVEGKNKALVAWKEVIKLKKEGGLNIKDIEVWNRAAVSKHVWQIIENTNNLWAKWISTNKIKNGNYWSNKSDNNSSWVWKGLMSIKKEIMKIVEFKIGNANNINFWKDHPWIHGCFLLEKYPRVMMKEAAVLKNSKVADLWRHNRWNLPDPIGMPTLEACEYIKENFTLNNDNDTISWKVVKGSNFNPEDINHIFYGCSFTKMIWNKLLLICGCPRNISSWRRFISWFCKIAIGKNANAAIRRNIMTATIYQIWRSRNMKVFKNETPVVEENIRRFKFIILSKMNRDCLHLVSLCCYGFGFNSPEAFVTGKLQPFPSLLACGLSIWPEAFVTGFCSRIPEAFVTGFSSLLSSCFLIPL; encoded by the exons ATGCTCTCTTATGATGGTAGAGTCCAACTCATCCAGTATGTTCTTCTAAGCATGCATGTCTTTTGGGCATCAACCCTAATTCTTCCTAAAAGTGTcacaaaagaaattcaaaatatttgctcTAGATTTTTATGGTCTGGAAATGTTGAGGGCAAAAATAAAGCTCTTGTTGCCTGGAAAGAGGTGATTAAGTTAAAAAAAGAGGGAGGCTTGAATATCAAAGACATTGAGGTCTGGAACAGAGCAGCAGTAAGCAAGCATGTTTGGCAGATTATTGAGAATACAAATAACCTCTGGGCGAAATGGATTAGTACTAATAAGATCAAAAATGGCAATTACTGGAGTAACAAAAGTGATAACAATTCCAGCTGGGTGTGGAAAGGTCTCATGAGCATTAAGAAGGAGATTATGAAAATTGTGGAGTTTAAGATTGGTAATGCGAACAATATCAATTTTTGGAAGGACCACCCTTGGATCCATGGTTGCTTTTTACTTGAGAAATACCCCAGAGTCATGATGAAAGAAGCAGCAGTCTTAAAGAACTCCAAAGTTGCAGATCTTTGGAGACACAACAGGTGGAATCTGCCTGACCCTATTGGTATGCCTACTTTAGAAGCTTGTGAGTATATCAAAGAGAATTTTACCCTGAACAATGATAATGATACCATCTCCTGGAAAGTGGTTAAAGGCTCTAACTTCA ATCCTGAAGATATCAACCACATTTTCTATGGGTGCTCTTTCACCAAGATGATATGGAATAAGCTACTGCTAATTTGTGGTTGCCCTAGAAATATTAGTTCCTGGAGGAGGTTTATAAGCTGGTTCTGCAAAATAGCCATAGGTAAAAATGCAAATGCTGCTATCAGAAGGAACATTATGACTGCAACTATTTATCAGATTTGGAGATCAAGAAATATGAAGGTCTTCAAGAATGAAACTCCTGTTGTCGAAGAGAATATTAGAAGATTCAAGTTCATTATCTTATCTAAGATGAATAGG GATTGCCTACATTTGGTGAGTCTTTGTTGTTATGGGTTTGGCTTTAATTCAcctgaggcttttgtaacaGGTAAACTTCAGCCTTTTCCGAGTCTTCTGGCTTGTGGTTTGAGCATTTGGcctgaggcttttgtaacaG GCTTTTGTAGCAG AATTCCTGAAGCTTTTGTAACAGGGTTTTCCTCTTTGCTTAGTAGCTGCTTTCTGATTCCTCTTTAG
- the LOC126681613 gene encoding uncharacterized protein LOC126681613, with protein sequence MNKQQYSDISQRVSNQRVMLEKLQNDIQKDPLNNHLLEEERAVAFYLMFLLRSKESFYKQKSRIQWLQLGDSNTKYFHNSIKQRRVRSSIPLLKLDLGTRVSEEESSLLMRSISEEEVKSTVFSIGSDKAAGPDGYNSFFFKNSWNTIKNDMIKVVQETFNSVLTARLSPILINLISMNQSDFIPKRSIAYNILLAHDIARNYHKNSGNRRCLMKIDLRKAHDSIEWDFIEEILISFNFPENFITLIMTYIKTANFYIQFNGSNGTTFKAEKGLRQGDPSKN encoded by the exons ATGAACAAGCAACAATACTCAGACATTTCTCAAAGAGTTTCAAATCAGAGAGTGATGCTTGAAAAACTTCAAAATGATATTCAAAAAGACCCCCTTAACAACCACTTGCTGGAAGAAGAAAGAGCTGTGGCATTTTATCTCATGTTTCTTTTAAGGAGTAAGGAAAGCTTCTACAAACAAAAATCTAGGATTCAATGGCTTCAGCTAGGTGACTCTAACACTAAATATTTCCACAATTCCATCAAGCAGAGAAGAGTCAGAAGTAGTATTCCTCTTCTTAAACTGGATCTG GGAACCAGAGTCTCTGAAGAAGAAAGCAGTTTGTTAATGAGGAGCATATCTGAAGAGGAAGTGAAGTCTACAGTTTTCTCCATAGGCTCAGATAAGGCAGCAGGGCCTGATGGGTATAATAGTTTCTTTTTCAAGAACTCTTGGAACACAATCAAAAATGACATGATCAAAGTTGTGCAGGAGACATTCAATTCTG TTTTAACTGCAAGATTGAGTCCTATTCTTATCAATCTCATCTCTATGAATCAATCTGATTTCATTCCTAAAAGGTCCATTGCTTATAACATTTTGTTAGCCCATGACATTGCTAGGAATTATCATAAAAACTCTGGAAATCGCAGATGCCTTATGAAAATTGATCTTAGGAAAGCACATGACTCTATTGAGTGGGACTTCATTGAAGAGATccttattagttttaattttccTGAGAATTTCATAACTCTTATAATGACCTACATCAAAACTGCAAACTTCTACATTCAGTTCAATGGTTCCAATGGAACTACCTTTAAAGCTGAAAAAGGCCTTAGACAGGGAGACCCTTCAAAGAACTAA
- the LOC126681614 gene encoding uncharacterized protein LOC126681614 encodes MAKKQGKKANSVSAKSNKDQVNIKEKISNEEVPKEPEKAKNEDEITEENNHEEDLVEDTVKNDEPNNTNDKREVNKKWVDLVRTNRVNPGCALTYIPPLLSNGLRIAKIFKEDEIEEEERWQHTIIGCVCTRERSRMSYARVLVEMRLKGTFPDAVIIEDQEGKQHTQFVEYECKPRDNLVDKVNEGTPKEVTLPSESKEKIIEDDKEIQKQDTFSSPKEASTDDGFQLVVNRKQKNKMTSKIDDKTSLKAGGNSKNRSIMKDSIDRLPPRGLLSLLIEEDEYPFLEHQGHE; translated from the exons ATGGCGAAGAAACAGGGGAAGAAGGCTAACTCAGTATCAGCTAAAAGTAATAAAGATCAGGTTAACATTAAGGAGAAGATAAGTAATGAAGAAGTTCCCAAAGAACCTGAAAAGGCTAAGAACGAAGATGAGATAACAGAGGAAAACAATCATGAAGAAGATCTGGTTGAGGATACAGTGAAGAATGATGAGCCAAACAATACGAATGACAAAAGAGAAGTTAATAAGAAATGGGTTGATCTGGTTAGAACGAATCGAGTTAACCCAGGATGTGCTTTAACCTAtattcctccattgttgagtAATGGGCTTAGAATAGCCAAAATATTCAAAGAAGATGAAATCGAAGAGGAGGAGAGATGGCAACACACGATCATTGGATGTGT ATGCACAAGGGAGAGATCAAGAATGTCTTACGCAAGAGTCCTAGTTGAGATGCGGTTGAAAGGAACTTTCCCTGATGCTGTAATAATAGAAGATCAAGAAGGAAAGCAACACACCCAATTTGTTGAGTATGAATGTAAACCG AGGGACAACTTAGTAGACAAGGTCAATGAAGGTACCCCTAAAGAAGTAACTCTCCCTAGTGAGAGCAAGGAGAAGATCATTGAAGATGATAAGGAGATCCAGAAACAGGACACTTTCAGCAGTCCAAAAGAAGCTTCTACTGATGATGGTTTTCAGCTTGTCGTCAATAGGAAGCAGAAAAACAAAATGACTAGCAAGATTGATGATAAAACTAGCCTTAAAGCTGGAGGTAATTCTAAAAACCGTAGTATTATGAAAGACTCTATTGATAGACTTCCCCCAAGAGGCTTATTAAGCCTCTTGATAGAGGAAGATGAATATCCTTTCTTGGAACATCAGGGGCATGAATGA